Proteins co-encoded in one Cytobacillus sp. NJ13 genomic window:
- a CDS encoding sugar ABC transporter substrate-binding protein: MTAACSSNTASSDGKDKDGKTILRFATWDSGETLKIQQDIAKEFEKDNPKVKVQVEAYGDGFDQKLAASFGAKNPPDVMYMWDFSTYHQSLEPLDTFVDKDSSIKMDDFYEGLFNYSSVDGELYGMPAGFTTMVVYYNKKLFDQHNISYPKEGWTWDEFKGIAKKLTDKSKKQYGFGVTAEPDTYDLQGTVWSNGGSFVSEDGKKIDGYMNSPETIEAIQIYGDMVKEGTAVLTGGKNQQSGTDIFKAGKLGMYISGIWPLEGFKEAGIDVGTVAMPAFGSKPVKGLIASSAVSIAKDSKEKDLAWEFVKFYSSEKAIQMRTADLPVRKSVVEANNTAEDELYKPFYMMLENSSNTPAFLLNSNWNEINRNLSAAINAVMLGQDADELLNKAVEDSEKYVGQ, from the coding sequence ATGACTGCAGCCTGCAGTTCCAATACAGCCTCAAGTGACGGAAAAGATAAAGATGGGAAAACGATTCTTCGTTTCGCAACATGGGACTCAGGTGAAACATTAAAAATTCAGCAGGATATTGCAAAAGAATTTGAAAAGGACAACCCCAAAGTAAAAGTACAAGTGGAAGCGTATGGTGACGGGTTTGATCAAAAGCTTGCTGCTTCGTTTGGAGCAAAGAATCCTCCAGATGTTATGTATATGTGGGATTTTTCCACTTACCACCAATCTTTAGAGCCTTTGGATACTTTTGTGGACAAGGATTCTTCTATTAAAATGGATGATTTTTATGAAGGATTATTCAATTACTCCAGTGTGGACGGGGAATTGTACGGGATGCCAGCTGGTTTTACCACCATGGTTGTCTATTATAATAAAAAATTATTTGATCAACATAACATTTCATACCCTAAAGAAGGCTGGACATGGGATGAGTTTAAGGGAATTGCCAAAAAACTGACAGATAAAAGCAAAAAGCAATATGGGTTTGGGGTTACAGCAGAGCCTGATACTTATGATTTGCAAGGGACGGTTTGGAGCAATGGTGGAAGCTTTGTAAGTGAAGATGGGAAGAAAATTGATGGGTATATGAACAGCCCTGAAACAATCGAAGCGATCCAAATATATGGCGATATGGTGAAAGAGGGCACAGCGGTTTTGACTGGAGGCAAAAATCAGCAGAGCGGAACGGATATTTTTAAAGCCGGGAAGCTAGGAATGTATATAAGCGGCATTTGGCCGCTCGAAGGATTCAAAGAGGCTGGCATTGATGTAGGCACAGTGGCAATGCCTGCGTTTGGAAGCAAGCCTGTTAAAGGTTTAATTGCTTCATCGGCAGTATCAATCGCAAAAGATTCAAAAGAGAAGGATTTGGCTTGGGAATTTGTAAAGTTTTATTCTTCTGAAAAAGCCATCCAGATGAGGACAGCAGACTTACCAGTACGCAAGAGCGTTGTGGAAGCAAATAATACTGCAGAAGATGAGTTGTACAAGCCTTTTTATATGATGCTTGAGAATTCATCCAATACACCTGCTTTTCTTTTGAACTCCAACTGGAATGAAATTAACCGAAATTTATCGGCTGCCATAAATGCGGTAATGCTTGGCCAGGATGCAGATGAACTATTAAATAAAGCAGTCGAGGATTCTGAAAAATATGTAGGCCAATAG
- a CDS encoding sugar ABC transporter permease, whose protein sequence is MKHDLIVSTENVSVQTKRKINWGRLAPYIFISPWIIGFLLFTLGPLLFSLFISFFDWPIVGEKTFVGFSNYATMFTDDPLFWHSLWVTVKFAMLFVPLNIIISLFLAILLNKKLKASSLFRTFFYVPSVISGVALAMIWGWVYNGEYGILNYFLSLAGIEGPDWLNNQRWALLAMVIASLWGQGTMMLIFLAGLKNIPKDLYEAAEIDGAGKVYCFFKITLPLLTPTLLFNLITTIISAFQQLTLALVLTGGGPLGSTYFYAMYVYENAFKYFKMGYSSANAWIMFLIVLFLTMLVFKSSSVWVYYENEVKNSK, encoded by the coding sequence ATGAAGCATGATTTAATCGTCAGCACAGAAAATGTTTCCGTACAGACCAAAAGAAAAATAAATTGGGGCAGACTTGCCCCTTATATTTTCATATCGCCCTGGATTATTGGTTTTTTGTTATTTACATTGGGACCGCTTTTATTTTCACTTTTTATAAGTTTTTTTGATTGGCCAATCGTGGGAGAGAAAACATTTGTTGGTTTTTCAAATTATGCCACGATGTTTACGGATGACCCCCTTTTCTGGCATTCCCTTTGGGTGACAGTAAAATTTGCCATGCTGTTTGTTCCGCTTAATATTATCATCTCTTTATTCCTGGCGATTCTTCTTAATAAAAAGCTGAAAGCAAGCTCATTGTTCAGAACTTTTTTTTACGTTCCCTCTGTAATTTCCGGTGTTGCTTTAGCGATGATTTGGGGATGGGTATATAACGGGGAATACGGAATTTTAAATTACTTTCTTTCGTTAGCCGGAATTGAGGGGCCGGATTGGCTTAATAACCAGAGATGGGCACTGCTGGCAATGGTTATTGCGAGTTTGTGGGGGCAAGGTACGATGATGCTGATATTCCTGGCCGGTCTGAAAAATATCCCCAAGGATTTGTATGAGGCAGCTGAAATAGATGGAGCCGGAAAAGTATATTGCTTCTTTAAAATAACGTTGCCTCTGCTAACACCAACTTTGTTATTTAATCTCATTACCACCATCATCAGTGCTTTTCAGCAATTGACGCTTGCCCTGGTTCTGACAGGGGGAGGGCCGCTTGGTTCCACATATTTCTACGCAATGTATGTCTATGAAAATGCTTTTAAATACTTTAAAATGGGCTATTCATCAGCTAACGCATGGATTATGTTCCTGATTGTTCTGTTTTTGACCATGCTGGTTTTTAAATCTTCTTCCGTTTGGGTTTATTATGAAAATGAAGTCAAGAATTCAAAGTAA
- a CDS encoding carbohydrate ABC transporter permease: MKSKRLIRSGTLYIVLVFLSLLFLAPFFWMVTTALKSPDELYMFPPKWFPSSWQFENFGKAWNSQPFNTFLMNSVIVTFLTTLGQIVSSTLIAYGFARFKFKGRDFLFMVLLATMMIPWEVTMIPQYMEFNYFGWINTLKPLIVPAWFGAPFYIFLLRQFIMSIPKELDEAARMDGANSFQIYYRIHLPLMWPIIVLIGVFNFLSSWNDYLGPLIFLNDQSKYTLTLGLAQFNGMYDVNMEGIMAVTFLISLPPLILFFFAQKYIVNGVSSTGFK, translated from the coding sequence TTGAAAAGCAAGCGATTAATCCGCAGTGGAACTTTATATATCGTTTTAGTATTTTTATCCCTGCTGTTTTTGGCGCCTTTTTTCTGGATGGTAACAACAGCTTTAAAGTCTCCTGATGAATTATATATGTTTCCTCCAAAATGGTTTCCATCCTCCTGGCAATTTGAGAACTTTGGCAAGGCCTGGAACAGCCAGCCTTTTAACACTTTTTTAATGAATAGTGTGATCGTGACGTTTTTAACAACACTAGGACAAATTGTGTCATCCACATTAATTGCCTATGGATTTGCCAGATTTAAATTTAAAGGCCGGGATTTTTTATTCATGGTTCTATTGGCTACTATGATGATTCCATGGGAAGTAACGATGATCCCGCAATATATGGAATTTAATTATTTTGGGTGGATCAACACCTTAAAGCCGCTGATAGTGCCAGCTTGGTTTGGTGCCCCATTTTACATCTTTCTGCTGCGTCAGTTCATTATGTCTATTCCTAAAGAACTTGATGAGGCAGCAAGGATGGACGGGGCGAATTCTTTCCAGATTTATTATCGAATTCATTTGCCTCTAATGTGGCCAATTATCGTACTTATTGGAGTCTTTAACTTTTTATCAAGCTGGAATGATTACCTTGGACCGCTAATCTTCCTGAATGATCAAAGCAAATATACCTTAACACTGGGTTTAGCTCAATTTAATGGAATGTATGATGTAAATATGGAAGGAATCATGGCAGTAACATTCCTGATTAGCTTGCCCCCGCTTATTTTATTTTTCTTTGCCCAAAAATATATTGTCAATGGTGTATCATCAACTGGTTTTAAATAA
- a CDS encoding trehalase family glycosidase, translated as MKVKEMKLPFSRKGSYLVISPIHKRGHDSNALYIRMIRGGDEKTGAVFKINVLDETDEHQNYEVEMTPHLLRIFAKAGILEVCFSSEHTIRMRGYGVRLELTAITGAYDYALACPDGTFEINSFAEKRRFRLIPIEGKMEVDAPFEEEKSKFIRILCSPGHLNKAYEVALTDYKINYEKDLSIETSFHSSAQSAADDFEIWKENTLKVPKHYENAREAAAYITWSSIVNAEGLLTRPAMYMSKNWMTNIWSWDHCFNAMALIQNQPQLAWDQYCLFFDLQDESGALPDFSNDQYSLWNCCKPPIHGWTLKWMMDRSDWISEDKLAEVYQPLAKWTEWWFRYRDHDQDGIPQYNHGNDSGWDNSTVFCDGKPVEMPDLAAYLIIQMDVLASIADKIGKNEDALRWKKKADETFTKMMKHFWTDGGFRACLSDSHKPIISESLILFIPLILGDRLTDKQKTILIDSLITKHHFETEHGFATESIDSPFYRPDGYWRGPIWAPSTMLLTDGLKAIGEYELSRKTAQKFCEMAAKSGMAENFNALTGAGLRDPAFTWTSSVFLILAHELQKEMA; from the coding sequence ATGAAAGTGAAAGAGATGAAACTTCCATTCAGCCGCAAAGGCTCCTATCTGGTCATATCGCCAATTCATAAACGAGGCCATGATTCGAATGCATTATACATTCGCATGATCAGAGGGGGAGATGAAAAGACTGGCGCTGTTTTCAAAATTAATGTATTGGATGAGACAGATGAGCATCAGAATTACGAGGTTGAAATGACTCCCCATTTATTGAGGATATTTGCTAAAGCTGGAATTTTAGAGGTTTGCTTTAGCTCGGAACATACAATCCGCATGAGAGGATATGGGGTTAGGCTGGAATTAACCGCCATTACAGGAGCTTACGATTATGCATTAGCATGCCCTGACGGCACTTTTGAAATAAATAGCTTTGCAGAAAAAAGGAGATTCCGCTTAATCCCGATCGAAGGAAAAATGGAGGTTGATGCCCCATTTGAAGAGGAAAAAAGCAAATTTATTAGAATACTATGCAGCCCGGGCCACCTTAATAAAGCTTATGAAGTGGCTTTAACAGATTATAAAATTAACTATGAGAAGGATTTGAGCATCGAAACTAGCTTTCATTCGTCTGCACAAAGTGCAGCAGATGATTTTGAAATATGGAAAGAAAACACGCTAAAGGTACCCAAACATTACGAAAATGCCAGAGAAGCTGCTGCATATATCACATGGTCTTCCATTGTAAATGCAGAGGGATTGCTGACACGCCCAGCAATGTATATGTCTAAAAATTGGATGACTAATATCTGGAGCTGGGACCATTGCTTTAATGCGATGGCACTAATCCAGAATCAGCCCCAATTGGCATGGGATCAATATTGTTTGTTTTTTGATTTGCAGGATGAAAGCGGTGCATTGCCTGATTTTTCCAACGACCAGTATTCACTTTGGAACTGTTGTAAGCCTCCAATACATGGCTGGACACTCAAGTGGATGATGGATCGTTCCGATTGGATCTCGGAGGATAAGCTGGCAGAGGTGTATCAGCCTTTGGCCAAATGGACTGAATGGTGGTTCCGATACAGGGACCATGACCAGGATGGCATTCCCCAGTATAATCATGGCAATGATAGCGGCTGGGATAACAGCACCGTGTTTTGTGATGGCAAGCCTGTTGAAATGCCTGATTTGGCAGCATACCTAATAATTCAAATGGATGTATTGGCATCTATCGCCGATAAGATTGGCAAGAATGAAGATGCGTTAAGATGGAAAAAGAAAGCTGATGAAACGTTTACGAAAATGATGAAGCATTTTTGGACAGATGGGGGATTTCGTGCATGCCTGTCGGATTCCCATAAACCAATTATCTCAGAAAGCCTAATTTTGTTTATTCCGCTTATATTAGGAGACAGATTAACCGATAAACAAAAAACAATTTTAATAGATAGTTTGATTACTAAGCATCATTTTGAAACAGAGCATGGATTTGCAACCGAAAGCATTGACAGTCCCTTTTACAGGCCAGATGGATATTGGAGAGGTCCGATATGGGCACCTTCTACCATGCTGTTGACAGATGGACTGAAAGCGATAGGGGAGTACGAACTTTCAAGAAAAACAGCCCAAAAGTTTTGCGAGATGGCTGCCAAATCAGGTATGGCGGAAAATTTCAACGCCCTGACAGGGGCGGGATTGAGGGATCCTGCTTTCACCTGGACCTCCAGTGTCTTTCTGATCCTTGCACATGAATTACAAAAGGAAATGGCATGA
- a CDS encoding ROK family transcriptional regulator: protein MQKGTFQWMKSINKTIVLNKIRMSGPISRAQIAKETNLTPPTVSSIVKELLDEQFVVESQQGQSSGGRKPTMLVLNHKGFYVLGVDVGPVKIRTVLTDLNGKVLFSHSAYLPAYVTNNSLLDMLKAEISNMLKNASTSTGQLLGIGIGMHGVVEHKHGISLFAPSLNLRNIPIKEELELYFQVTVKVENDARAMALGETWFVSDQNDSGTVVTINVGNGIGAGIVVDGKLLHGEHNLAGEIGHMSIDLGGSKCTCGNFGCLQTLASGMAIKERALKELTMGKESYLNEIVDGDLDRIEARTVYQAACHGDALSIDLLTNTGIYLGIGITNLIHLLNPNKIIISGGISNAKDFLLPSIIETVSARALTVQAKNTEIIASKLGEYSAAIGSVVLILAAIFSVDLVEC from the coding sequence TTGCAAAAAGGCACTTTTCAATGGATGAAATCAATAAATAAAACTATTGTTTTAAATAAAATTCGAATGAGCGGTCCTATATCCCGCGCGCAGATTGCAAAAGAAACAAATCTTACACCACCTACTGTCAGCAGTATTGTGAAGGAATTATTGGATGAGCAATTTGTTGTCGAGAGCCAGCAGGGTCAATCCAGCGGCGGCCGTAAACCGACCATGCTTGTTCTTAACCATAAAGGGTTTTATGTCCTGGGTGTGGATGTGGGTCCAGTTAAAATACGAACCGTCTTAACGGATTTAAATGGGAAAGTGTTATTTAGCCATTCTGCCTATTTGCCTGCATACGTTACCAATAACTCACTGCTCGACATGCTGAAAGCGGAAATTTCCAATATGCTGAAAAATGCATCTACCTCAACAGGCCAATTACTTGGAATTGGAATCGGCATGCATGGGGTAGTTGAACATAAGCATGGCATCAGTTTGTTTGCACCAAGTCTAAATTTGCGCAACATACCCATTAAGGAAGAATTGGAACTTTATTTCCAAGTGACCGTAAAGGTAGAAAATGATGCCAGGGCGATGGCGCTTGGGGAAACTTGGTTTGTAAGTGATCAAAATGATAGCGGAACGGTGGTTACGATAAATGTAGGAAATGGAATAGGTGCGGGTATTGTCGTAGATGGCAAACTTCTGCATGGCGAGCATAATTTGGCTGGGGAAATTGGCCATATGTCCATTGATTTAGGTGGCAGCAAATGCACATGCGGCAATTTTGGCTGCCTGCAAACTTTAGCATCCGGGATGGCGATTAAAGAACGGGCACTGAAGGAATTAACGATGGGCAAAGAAAGTTATCTGAATGAAATCGTCGATGGAGACCTAGACAGGATTGAAGCCCGGACAGTCTACCAGGCAGCCTGTCATGGAGATGCTTTGAGCATTGATTTATTGACGAACACAGGAATTTATCTTGGCATCGGCATTACCAATTTAATTCATCTATTAAACCCCAATAAAATAATTATTTCCGGAGGAATTTCCAATGCAAAAGACTTTCTTTTACCTTCCATAATAGAAACCGTATCCGCCCGTGCTTTGACAGTGCAAGCCAAAAATACGGAAATTATAGCATCTAAACTCGGTGAGTACTCAGCCGCGATTGGATCTGTCGTGCTGATTTTGGCTGCTATTTTTTCAGTTGATCTGGTTGAATGCTGA